The DNA window TCATCATCTATTCGAAAGGCCATGTCTTCGGCCTCACGACCGGGGCCGGCATGTGGCTCGCGGCGATCATCGGCCTCGCCGTGGGGCTTGGCCTTTACGTTATCGCCATCATGGCGACGGGGCTTGGCTACGCCGTGCTGGGTGTGTTGCGCATGGTCGAAGCCCGCCTCGACCGCCACGATACGGAATTGCAGGAGAAAACGCTGAAAGGCTCCCATCGAGGGCGCTCGGCGGGCCATCGGCCGCCGAGCCGGCCGACCCCGGAGGAATAAGGCCGGTCGCCAAGCGTATGTCGTCGTCAGGCGTATGTCAGGGCGAAGAGTCCCAGGACCACGGCCGCGCCAGCCGTGCTGATCCACAGCACATGGCGCATGCGGTGCAATTCAACCCCCTGTTTCGCCTCGGTTTCGGTGATGACAACCGGCTCGTCCTCTGCGGGGCGGTTCTGATCTTCGAGCATGTCTCCGATCCTTTCGCTTGTTGGTCGCAAGGTGCTGCCGCCGGCTCCACCGGGAGCCGCGAGCGGGATGCACCTACGAGCCGAACGCGCCGCCACGGGCATGGTTCCGCCTACATCGGCTCCTTGATGCCCGACCTGATCAGCCACCAGTTCACCGGATAGCTGGTCGCCAGCCCCGCCAGCATGGCGATCTGCATCAGGAACCAGAACGCAGGGTCGGAGGCCTCCAGCATCGAGCCGTAGAGCGGCTGGAAGACGAGAAACTGGCCGACGGCCATCACCCCGTACATGCCCACCTGCCAGGCGGCCAGCGACAGGGCATCGGCCTTGATGGCTTCGCGGATCCCTTCACCGACGGACAGGTTCCGCATCGGCTTGATGGTGAAATACTGGAAGAGAACGCCGAAGCCGAAGGCGAGGATGAAATCGAGGATCCAGACCGCAAAAATCTTTTCCGCAAAGAGATGCTGCCAGCCGAACCAGACGGCGACAACCGGAACGGAGAAGGCAAGGCCCTCGGCGATGATGTCGCCGAGCGTGCAGCCGCTGCCGCAGTGGAGCGCGCCCTTCACCACCATGATCGGAAACGGCGTCCCGGCATGATGCGAATGCATGGTGCCTTCGCCCATGTCGGCCATGGCCGTGTCGTGCGTCTTTGCCCGGCCATAGGCGAGATAGAACCAAAGAACGAAGACCGTTCCGAAGAGCGCCGTGATCGGCCAGACGGCGTTCATGATCCACATGGGCTGCGGATACCGGAATTCATCGCGCGCGATCCAGATGGCGCAGGCAAGGCCGAGCAACAGCATCAGGATGGAAAGAACATGCAGCCAGGTGGGAATCATGGGGAAGTCCTCCGTGCGGTTGCGGATCCTTTTGCTCGATTGGCGTGGGCGTCTTGAACGGATGAATGCCGTTCGATGTCTATTCGTCGGCTGCGAGCTTGGGCCGTTCCCTGGCCGGACCGTCGAATGTCATGAAGTTGAAGGCGGTGCCGATCAGCGCCAGATGGGAAAGCGCCTGCGGGAAATTGCCCAGCATCTCGTTGGCTTCGACATCGAATTCCTCCGACAGGAGGCCGACGTCGTTGCACAGCGCGAGGAGCCGCTCGAAGCATTCCTTGGCATCGGCGCGCCGCTCCTGGAGGATCAGGTTGTCGATGTACCAGAAGGTGCAGGCAAGGAAGACGCCCTCCTTGCCCGACAGGCCGTCGGCCCCGTCATCATTGTCGTAGCGCCGGATGTAGCCATTCCACATCAGCCGGCTTTCGATCGCTTTCACCGTTCCGACCATGCGCGGATCTTTCGCGTCGACGAAACCGACCAGCGGCAGAAGGAGCAGCGCCGCATCCAGACGTGGTGATCCGTAAGCCTGCACGAAGGTGTTTTGTTCCGCATCGAAGGCCTTCTCGCAGATTTCGCGGTGCTTTTCGTCGCGAAGGCGGCGCCAGTGCTCGACGGGGCCTTCCAGGCCGTATTCCTCGACCGCTGCAACCGCCCTGTCGAAGGCAACCCAGATCATGACGTTGGAATAGGTGAAGTGCTGTTCCGGTCCGCGCGATTCCCAGATGCCGCGGTCCTTGGAGTCGAAGAGTGTCTCCAGGTGGCGCAGGAGCTTTTTCTGCAGCGCCCAACTCGTCTCGTCGGGAGTCAGATCCTTGCGCCGCGCGTGGTGCAGCGCGTCGAGCACCTCGCCAAAAACATCGAGCTGCGTCTGGGCGTAGGCATCGTTCCCGATCCGGACGGGCTTGGAGCCCGCAAAGCCGCCGAGCCAGGGAATGATCCTCTCGTCGAGCCGGTGGTCGCCGGTGATGGAATAGATCGGCTGCAGCTGCGAGGGCAGCCCCGCGACCGCACGCACGAGCCAGCCGCGCCAGGCGCTGGCTTCGTCCTGATAGCCGGCCTGCATCAGCGCCAGCAGGACGAAGGTCGCATCGCGCAGCCAGCAGAAGCGGTAGTCCCAGTTGCGCTCGCCGCCGAACTCTTCCGGCAAGGATGTCGTCGGCGCCGCGACCATGCC is part of the Hartmannibacter diazotrophicus genome and encodes:
- a CDS encoding DUF4396 domain-containing protein, yielding MIPTWLHVLSILMLLLGLACAIWIARDEFRYPQPMWIMNAVWPITALFGTVFVLWFYLAYGRAKTHDTAMADMGEGTMHSHHAGTPFPIMVVKGALHCGSGCTLGDIIAEGLAFSVPVVAVWFGWQHLFAEKIFAVWILDFILAFGFGVLFQYFTIKPMRNLSVGEGIREAIKADALSLAAWQVGMYGVMAVGQFLVFQPLYGSMLEASDPAFWFLMQIAMLAGLATSYPVNWWLIRSGIKEPM
- a CDS encoding glycoside hydrolase family 15 protein, producing MTLRIDDYALIGDCRSAALVGRNGSIDWLCWPNFDSEACFAALLGDEDNGHWQIGPRGDGARTTRRYRPDTLILETEFETETGRCRVTDFMPEDGGIANLVRIVTGLEGHVDLRMDLVIRFDYGRLVPWVSLGEDGLIAIAGPDLLVLRTPVEHHGEDFSTVAEFTVTEGDEIPFVLSHGASHLAPPPVLDWKQALDETDRRWRDWAGQCNYEGPWRDIVVRSLITLKALTFSPTGGMVAAPTTSLPEEFGGERNWDYRFCWLRDATFVLLALMQAGYQDEASAWRGWLVRAVAGLPSQLQPIYSITGDHRLDERIIPWLGGFAGSKPVRIGNDAYAQTQLDVFGEVLDALHHARRKDLTPDETSWALQKKLLRHLETLFDSKDRGIWESRGPEQHFTYSNVMIWVAFDRAVAAVEEYGLEGPVEHWRRLRDEKHREICEKAFDAEQNTFVQAYGSPRLDAALLLLPLVGFVDAKDPRMVGTVKAIESRLMWNGYIRRYDNDDGADGLSGKEGVFLACTFWYIDNLILQERRADAKECFERLLALCNDVGLLSEEFDVEANEMLGNFPQALSHLALIGTAFNFMTFDGPARERPKLAADE